DNA from Roseomonas gilardii subsp. gilardii:
CAGCGGCAGGTGGGCTGCGCCAAAGGCGAGTGCCGACAGCGCGATGGCGCATGGTACCGCGATGTTTCGTGTCGCCCGACTGCCGCGGGGCGTCAGGAGACGGAGCAGCAGGACCATCAATCCCCAGCGACACAGGATCTCCTCGCCGATGCCTCCATAGAGCAGGTTCATCAGCAGTTCGCGCCAGCCTGGCCGGCTGGACGCGCCATGGCGCCAGGTCTCGCCGAGCCAGAGGGCCAGAGCTGCATCCAGGCCAAAGACCATCACGGCGACGAGCAGACCCGGACCGCATCCCGAGGCCAGCAGAGGGCGCAGACCCCGCCATTCCGCGGTGCCGGCCAGCAGACTGTGCAGGCCGACCCGATGGGCGAGGGCCGCACCTGTCAGGCTGGCGATCAGCATCAGCGCCAAGGGGTTCATCGCCAGCATCAGGCGCTGCAAGCTCACCGGCAGACCGGCCAGGGAGGGAGCCTGTTCCAGCAGAGCGGGAGGCAAAGGTTGCAGCAGCAAGGTGGCAACGCCAAGCAACCCGCAGGTCAGGACAGGAAGCAAGCGACGGGTGAAACCCGGAGGACGGGCGGCGTTTGAAGAATCGGGCCTATCCATCGGAAAGGTCTCATTGAATCGCCTCGGCTTTGGCGGAGGCTGCTTCTCGTGGGTTAAGCCACCATGGCCCCGGCTTCAAGACCTGTGGGGGGAGCATGCCTTGGCGTCGGCAGGCAGGAAGGCACCGCTAAAAGGCCCGCTTCGCCATGCGGATCAAGAGGGCCGGAGAATCAGCGACAAGGCACGGGACAGGAGGCACAATGAGCACCCCCTGCACGACCGGAACGAGATCCCGCTCCCTTCCGCCTACGGGCGCATCTGGATCCTCACAGATGCAGATGCGCACCACCATCCATGGACTGGACCGCCGTTCCTGGCCCGACCCGCCGCAGTGCCATCCCGGTGAAGGCGGGCTTGTAACGCCCTTCCGTCCGCAGTCTCAGCACGGTCTTGCCGCCTTCCTCGCGACGCGTCACATGCAGCCGCAGCCCGGTCTCGCGCCAAGCCATGGTGTCGCCGTTGTCCTCGTAAAGGACAACCTCGCCCTCCCCTTCGCCGAAGACGAGGAGGCCGCGCTCGCTGTCGTGGGCCGGATCGACGCGGTCGAGCTGCCCGGTGACCGGCACCATGGCGCCGGCGCGGACGAAGACCGGCAGGTGACCCAGCGGTGCCTCCACCGTGATCTCCTCGCCGCCCGGGAAGGCCGCTCCGGTGCGGAAATCATGCCAGCCGCCGGGATGCTGCGGCAGATAGACGCGCCGCGACACCGCCCCTTCCTCCAGGACAGGCGCGACGAGCAGATCGCGGCCGAGCAGAAAGACGTCGTCCTGGCCCCTGCAACGCGCATCGGCGGGGAAGTCATAGAAGGTCGGCCGGATCACAGGCTCGTTCTCCGCTGCCGCGCGCCACATCTGCGTGTAGAGATAGGGCATCAGGCGATAGCGGAGCGCCATCGCCTCGCGCACCTGCGGCAACACCTCCGGGTGCATCCAGGGCAGGTTGACGATGCCGTCGTCGTTCCAGGAATTCATCACGAAGCGCGGCCAGAGCGAGCAGAACTCGACGAAACGGCAGAACAGCTCCGGCCCCGGGCTGGGTCCGTGGAAGCCACCCACGTCGTGCCCCGTGTTGTACATCCCGGACAGGCTCATGGTGATGCCCTGCGCCAGGTTGAAGCGCAGTGTCTTCCAGGCCGTCTCGTTGTCACCCGTCCAGCTCTGGCCATAGCGCGCGATGCCGGCGCAGCCGCCGCGCGTGACGGCATAGACCCGCTTGTCCGGCGTGCGTGCCTGCTGGGTCTCATGCGACAGCTTGGTCATCAGCAGGGCCTGGGACGGCCGCGCCAGGGCCTGACGGTAGGGCCGCCCGTCGCCGTTGCAGAGCGCGTCCTCGTCCCAGATCTCGTACTCGTTGTTGTCGTTCCAGACAGTGGTGACGCCATAGTCGAGCAGTGCCGTTTCCAGCCCTTTACGCCACCAGGCACGACCCTGCGGATGGGTGAAATCGAGGTGGTAGCCGAGCCCGTCCCAGAATTGCGCCACGGCAGGCTTCCCGGTGTCGCCATCCTGCACCAGGAAACCACCTTCCAGCGTTTCCGCGAGGCGCGGGTGATCGTCCAGCAGACAAGGCTTAAGGTTGGTGACCGGCTGCATGCCTGCTTCCTTCAGCCGGCGCATGGTCGCCGCCGGGTCAGGGAACTTGCTGCGGTTCCAGTTGAAGGCATAGCGCTTGCCGTTGATCGAGGTGTAACCCGAACCGAAATGGAAGCTGGAGCAGGCGATGCCTTCCTGACGGCAGCGCTCGATGTAGTCCATGATCCGCGCATCCGCGTCATCCGCATCGGCGATGGCCATGGAGGTGGTGGCGAAGCCCAGCGTCCATTTCGGTGGAAAAGCCTGGCCGCCCACCATCCAGGAGAAGCGCCGCACCACATCCGGCACGCCGGGTCCGGCGAGGACGGTATAGTCGAGATCCCCGTCCTGCGCCGCGTAGGAGCGGAACAGGCCGTGGTAGTTGTCGATGGTGCAGCCGAGATCGACCTCCGCCACAGCGAGGTTGTCGTAATAGACACCGTGCGCGCCGCGCGGTCCGTCCACGATGAAGAACGGCACCATCTTGTAGAGCGGATCGCTCAGCTCCGCGTCGAAGCCGCACGGGTCCACCGCATCGATGCGGAAGCGGCGACCGGTATGGTCCACGGGTCCGGCCTTGTCCCCCAGCCCGTAATGGCTTTCGCCCTCATGGCGCAGCATGAAGTGCTGCAGGGCGCCCGTGCGGGGAGAAACGGCATAGGCCTGGGT
Protein-coding regions in this window:
- a CDS encoding CPBP family intramembrane glutamic endopeptidase, producing the protein MDRPDSSNAARPPGFTRRLLPVLTCGLLGVATLLLQPLPPALLEQAPSLAGLPVSLQRLMLAMNPLALMLIASLTGAALAHRVGLHSLLAGTAEWRGLRPLLASGCGPGLLVAVMVFGLDAALALWLGETWRHGASSRPGWRELLMNLLYGGIGEEILCRWGLMVLLLRLLTPRGSRATRNIAVPCAIALSALAFGAAHLPLLATRFEMDTPLVMRTLLLNGLGGIAYGWLFWRHHLEAAMTAHASTHLGLAAQRRVLTLQVPSTTFKRGRHAYPHRGTPDRAAKTPAPEHFADCRARRSRLCRAAR
- a CDS encoding TIM-barrel domain-containing protein; protein product: MKALTKGRYIGRDGDWAVFEVAERLGRVSAQIRIAMPECDMGRVILKGAEGYRLDRGWSIAPGGLEPPYEGRPREDLSGFSCPSVTVEEGAGAVTVSAEGGLTALVRLEPFGIAWHRPGEADPFLADRPTQAYAVSPRTGALQHFMLRHEGESHYGLGDKAGPVDHTGRRFRIDAVDPCGFDAELSDPLYKMVPFFIVDGPRGAHGVYYDNLAVAEVDLGCTIDNYHGLFRSYAAQDGDLDYTVLAGPGVPDVVRRFSWMVGGQAFPPKWTLGFATTSMAIADADDADARIMDYIERCRQEGIACSSFHFGSGYTSINGKRYAFNWNRSKFPDPAATMRRLKEAGMQPVTNLKPCLLDDHPRLAETLEGGFLVQDGDTGKPAVAQFWDGLGYHLDFTHPQGRAWWRKGLETALLDYGVTTVWNDNNEYEIWDEDALCNGDGRPYRQALARPSQALLMTKLSHETQQARTPDKRVYAVTRGGCAGIARYGQSWTGDNETAWKTLRFNLAQGITMSLSGMYNTGHDVGGFHGPSPGPELFCRFVEFCSLWPRFVMNSWNDDGIVNLPWMHPEVLPQVREAMALRYRLMPYLYTQMWRAAAENEPVIRPTFYDFPADARCRGQDDVFLLGRDLLVAPVLEEGAVSRRVYLPQHPGGWHDFRTGAAFPGGEEITVEAPLGHLPVFVRAGAMVPVTGQLDRVDPAHDSERGLLVFGEGEGEVVLYEDNGDTMAWRETGLRLHVTRREEGGKTVLRLRTEGRYKPAFTGMALRRVGPGTAVQSMDGGAHLHL